The genomic interval TCCTGCAGGCACGATTTCAGGTTCTAACATCACTTTGCTGGATGCAGTACGCAATTGTGTGAACCATTGTGATGTACCGCTGTCGGCAGCCTTAAATATGGCTTCAGCTCATCCGGCAAGAGTTTTGAGAATGGAGGCAGAATATGGACAGATAGCCGTAGGAAAAGCAGCAGATTTGTTGTTAATTACAGATCAGCTGGCCCTGCAAAAGGTTTTTGTCGCAGGTTTAATAAACGTTTGAACATTTCAGCTTAATAATTAAAACAAATAGTTATTTTTGGAGTCATGAAGTATAAAAGGATCCTACTCAAGTTAAGCGGAGAGTCGCTAATGGGCGAAAAGCAATATGGTATTGATAATGACCGCGTTAAGCAATACGCAGAAGATATTAAAGCTGTTCATGCACAGGGCCTGGAAATTGCAATAGTTATAGGTGGTGGTAATATTTTCAGAGGTTTGAGCGCAGAGAAATCTGGTATGGATCGTGCACAAGCTGATTATATGGGAATGTTAGCTACTGTAATTAACAGTATGGCTTTACAGGATGCACTGGAAAAAGTAGGACTTAAAACAAGATTACTTACCGCCATTAAAATGGAGCAGATCTGTGAACCATTTATTCGCAGAAGAGCAGTAAGACACCTTGAAAAAGGCCGCGTTGTTATTTTTGGTGCGGGTACTGGAAATCCTTACTTCACAACAGATTCAGCTGCGGCACTACGCGCAATTGAAATTAAAGCAGACGTTGTACTGAAAGGTACACGTGTAGATGGTATTTATACTGCTGATCCTGAAAAAGATCCGACAGCAACACGTTATACTGAAATTTCTTTCAAGGAAGTTTATTCGAAAGGACTAAACGTGATGGATATGACCGCCTTTACACTTTGCGAAGAAAATGAGCTTCCTATTATCGTTTTCGATATGAATAAAACAGGAAACTTCATGAAAATTGCACAGGGCGAAGAAATCGGAACACTGGTAAAAGGCTAAATTTAATACAAATATATTTTTTCGATAAAAAGCACAAATTATGAACGACCTCATAAAGAAACAATTACAAGATGCTCAGGCAACAATGGACAAAGCAATTGCGCATTGTGAAACTGAATTGACTAAAATACGTGCGGGTAAGGCTTCAGTAGGTATGCTGGATGGAATTATGGTAGACTATTATGGCAGTGCAACTGGCCTGGCTCAGGTAGCGAGTTTAACTACTCCTGATGCACGTACTATTTTGGTTCAGCCGTGGGAAAAAAACATGTTAGTTCCAATCGAACGCGCAATTATGGAAGCTAACATTGGTATCAATCCGCAAAATGATGGTATTGTTATTCGTCTGGTAGTTCCACCACTAACTGAAGAACGTAGAAAAGACCTGGTTAAAAAGGTTAAAGAAGAAGCAGAACGCGGACGTATCACAGTGCGTAACATCCGTAAAGACGCCAATGAGAAAATTAAAAAGCTGAAAGGTGAAGGAGTTTCTGATGATGAAATCAAGGCAGGTGAAGGTGAAGTACAGAAAATAACGGATATTTATATTGTAAAGGTGGATAAACACGCTGAAGCAAAAGAGAAAGATGTAATGACGGTATAATCCGGATTTGCTCAAATATAATTTAAGAGTAATTAAAAGGGAATATAGCTTTTGCTATATTCCCTTTGTTTATTTTTGCGCTCTATTTTTGCGCCATGAATTTATTAGTACAATATCTTAAAAATTATAAATGGATAGTCTGTCTTGCACTGGTTCTTGCAGCCATTAACATCGGCTTTTCATTACTTGACCCTTATATCACCGGACGTATTGTAGATAGGTTCATTGAGAAAAAGGATGTGTTGAGCCGGGATCAGTTCGTCTGGGGTGTTTTAGGCCTGATTGGCCTGGGCGTCGGCGCAGCAATGGTCTCCCGTATTGCAAAGAATTTCCAGGATTATTTTACCAGCATTATTGTTCAGAAAGTTGGCGCACAGATGTATGCCGATGGCCTTAAACACTCACTGGAATTACCTTACCAGGTTTTTGAAGATCAGCGAAGCGGAGAAACGCTTGGAATTCTTCAGAAAGTAAGGCTGGATAGCGAGAAATTTATTACTTCTTTCATCAGTATTCTATTTGTCAGTTTGATCGGGATGGTTTTTGTCATCGTCTATTCCGTTACTGTAAGTTATAAAGTAACCGTAATTTATTTTCTGGCTATTCCGGTGATTAGCTTTGTCAGCTGGTTTTTAAGCCGTAAAATTAAAGTGATTCAACGTAATATTGTTGCTGAGACTACTGCATTGGCTGGCTCAACAACAGAATCCTTAAGAAATATTGAGCTGGTAAAGAGTTTAGGGCTTGCCAATCAAGAGATAGACCGCCTGAATAAAACTACCTACAAAATTCTGGGTTTGGAACTCAGAAAGGTTAAATACGTAAGAAGTATGAGTTTTGTACAGGGAACCACAGTTAACCTGGTCAGAAGTATTATGGTTGTTGTGCTGTTGATTCTTATTTTTGAAAATACAATCTCAGCAGGTCAGTATTTCTCTTTCCTGTTTTATTCATTTTTCCTTTTTGGACCTTTGCAGGAATTAGGTAATGTCATTCTTTCCTGGAGAGAAGCAGAAGTTTCTCTGGGTAATTTCAAAAAGATACTGAGTACACCAATTGACAAGAAGCCTTTAAATCCTAAAGTGCTGAACAAAATTGAATCATTGGAATTTTCAGCATTAAATTTCAGACACCTTACTGGAAAAACAAATGCGCTGAACGGAATTAATTTTAAAGCCAATGATGGAGAGACTATTGCTTTTGTAGGGCCATCAGGTTCAGGAAAAACGACTTTAGTGAAGCTTTTAGTAGGTCTTTATCAGCCAGAAGTAGGACAAGTATTGTATAATGGTATTTCAAGTAAAGAGATTGATCTGGATCAGCTGAGAGAAAAAATAGGTTTTGTGACTCAGGATACGCAGCTGTTCTCCGGTACGATCAGGGAAAACCTTCAGTTTGTCCGTCCGGGAGCTACAGACGAAGAATGTTTGCGCGTGATGGAGCAGGCAGCTTGTCAGACGCTTTTAGCACGGGCAGACAAAGGACTGGATACGGTGATCGGAGAAGGTGGAGTGAAAGTATCCGGCGGTGAAAAACAAAGGCTCTCTATTGCCAGGGCTTTATTGCGCAGACCAGATATCCTGGTATTTGA from Pedobacter sp. WC2423 carries:
- a CDS encoding ABC transporter ATP-binding protein encodes the protein MNLLVQYLKNYKWIVCLALVLAAINIGFSLLDPYITGRIVDRFIEKKDVLSRDQFVWGVLGLIGLGVGAAMVSRIAKNFQDYFTSIIVQKVGAQMYADGLKHSLELPYQVFEDQRSGETLGILQKVRLDSEKFITSFISILFVSLIGMVFVIVYSVTVSYKVTVIYFLAIPVISFVSWFLSRKIKVIQRNIVAETTALAGSTTESLRNIELVKSLGLANQEIDRLNKTTYKILGLELRKVKYVRSMSFVQGTTVNLVRSIMVVVLLILIFENTISAGQYFSFLFYSFFLFGPLQELGNVILSWREAEVSLGNFKKILSTPIDKKPLNPKVLNKIESLEFSALNFRHLTGKTNALNGINFKANDGETIAFVGPSGSGKTTLVKLLVGLYQPEVGQVLYNGISSKEIDLDQLREKIGFVTQDTQLFSGTIRENLQFVRPGATDEECLRVMEQAACQTLLARADKGLDTVIGEGGVKVSGGEKQRLSIARALLRRPDILVFDEATSSLDSLTEEEITATIREVSEFTNHITILIAHRLSTIRHADRIYVLEKGHIIEQGKHADLLEEKGLYYAMWRQQVGER
- the frr gene encoding ribosome recycling factor; translation: MNDLIKKQLQDAQATMDKAIAHCETELTKIRAGKASVGMLDGIMVDYYGSATGLAQVASLTTPDARTILVQPWEKNMLVPIERAIMEANIGINPQNDGIVIRLVVPPLTEERRKDLVKKVKEEAERGRITVRNIRKDANEKIKKLKGEGVSDDEIKAGEGEVQKITDIYIVKVDKHAEAKEKDVMTV
- the pyrH gene encoding UMP kinase produces the protein MKYKRILLKLSGESLMGEKQYGIDNDRVKQYAEDIKAVHAQGLEIAIVIGGGNIFRGLSAEKSGMDRAQADYMGMLATVINSMALQDALEKVGLKTRLLTAIKMEQICEPFIRRRAVRHLEKGRVVIFGAGTGNPYFTTDSAAALRAIEIKADVVLKGTRVDGIYTADPEKDPTATRYTEISFKEVYSKGLNVMDMTAFTLCEENELPIIVFDMNKTGNFMKIAQGEEIGTLVKG